Proteins encoded in a region of the Natator depressus isolate rNatDep1 chromosome 23, rNatDep2.hap1, whole genome shotgun sequence genome:
- the LOC141976348 gene encoding histone H4 — MSGRGKGGKGLGKGGAKRHRKVLRDNIQGITKPAIRRLARRGGVKRISGLIYEETRGVLKVFLENVIRDAVTYTEHAKRKTVTAMDVVYALKRQGRTLYGFGG, encoded by the coding sequence ATGTCTGGACGCGGAAAGGGTGGtaaggggctggggaaaggtgGCGCTAAGAGACATCGCAAAGTGCTGCGGGATAATATCCAGGGCATTACGAAGCCTGCGATCCGCCGCTTGGCTCGCCGCGGCGGGGTGAAGCGCATCTCGGGGCTGATCTACGAGGAGACCCGCGGGGTGCTGAAGGTTTTCCTGGAGAACGTGATTCGGGACGCGGTGACTTACACCGAGCACGCCAAGCGGAAGACGGTGACTGCCATGGATGTGGTGTACGCCCTGAAACGCCAGGGGCGCACCCTGTACGGCTTCGGAGGCTGA
- the LOC141976320 gene encoding histone H2B 8, whose amino-acid sequence MPEPAKSAPAPKKGSKKAVTKTQKKGDKKRRKTRKESYSIYVYKVLKQVHPDTGISSKAMGIMNSFVNDIFERIAGEASRLAHYNKRSTITSREIQTAVRLLLPGELAKHAVSEGTKAVTKYTSSK is encoded by the coding sequence ATGCCTGAGCCAGCCAAGTCCGCTCCCGCGCCCAAGAAGGGCTCCAAAAAAGCGGTGACCAAGACCCAGAAAAAAGGGGACAAGAAGCGGCGCAAGACCAGGAAGGAGAGTTACTCCATCTATGTCTATAAGGTGCTGAAGCAGGTTCACCCCGACACCGGCATCTCCTCCAAGGCCATGGGCATCATGAATTCCTTCGTCAACGACATCTTCGAGCGCATTGCTGGGGAGGCGTCCCGCCTGGCGCATTATAACAAGCGCTCCACCATCACCTCCCGGGAGATCCAGACCGCCGTGCGCCTGCTGCTGCCCGGGGAGCTGGCCAAACATGCCGTGTCTGAGGGCACCAAGGCTGTGACCAAGTACACCAGCTCCAAGTAA
- the LOC141976266 gene encoding histone H2A type 2-C-like, with product MSGRGKQGGKARAKAKSRSSRAGLQFPVGRVHRLLRKGNYAERVGAGAPVYMAAVLEYLTAEILELAGNAARDNKKTRIIPRHLQLAIRNDEELNKLLGKVTIAQGGVLPNIQAVLLPKKTESHKAKGK from the coding sequence ATGTCGGGCCGTGGAAAGCAGGGAGGCAAAGCTCGGGCTAAGGCCAAGTCTCGCTCTTCTCGGGCGGGGTTGCAGTTTCCAGTGGGCCGTGTGCACCGGCTTTTGCGCAAGGGGAACTATGCGGAGCGTGTGGGCGCGGGCGCTCCCGTTTACATGGCCGCGGTGCTGGAGTATCTGACTGCTGAAATCTTGGAGCTGGCTGGCAACGCCGCCCGGGACAACAAGAAAACCCGCATCATCCCCCGCCACTTGCAGCTGGCTATCCGCAACGACGAGGAGCTGAACAAGCTGCTGGGCAAAGTCACCATCGCCCAGGGTGGGGTCCTGCCCAACATCCAGGCGGTGCTGCTGCCCAAGAAAACCGAGAGCCACAAAGCTAAGGGCAAGTGA